The proteins below are encoded in one region of Sporosarcina sp. FSL K6-1508:
- a CDS encoding ABC transporter ATP-binding protein, whose product MLKLQNISKQFDDKLVLNDISLEIKPGEIVSLLGPSGSGKTTLLHIILGLTSLNRGKIIFNDRDLSDVAMKNRGFNIVFQDYALFPNLNAYENIVYGLRNKKGLVSEEEIQEYIDFLELKPHLTKKIGELSGGQKQRVSIARTLVMKPEILLLDEPLSALDGVIKESIKQRIKSIAREFKLTTIIVTHDPEEALTLSDKVLIINDGSISQFGTPTEIINQPATDFVKEFILKQLHIKKENIYNLFGKQYA is encoded by the coding sequence TTGCTGAAATTACAAAATATTAGCAAGCAATTCGATGATAAATTAGTTTTAAACGATATAAGCCTTGAAATTAAGCCGGGAGAAATTGTTTCACTGCTAGGTCCGAGTGGCAGTGGTAAAACGACTTTATTACATATCATTTTGGGGTTAACAAGTCTGAACCGCGGAAAAATCATTTTTAATGATAGGGATTTGAGTGACGTAGCAATGAAGAATCGTGGATTTAATATCGTTTTTCAAGATTATGCGCTTTTTCCTAATCTGAATGCTTACGAAAATATCGTCTATGGTCTGAGAAATAAGAAGGGGTTAGTATCTGAAGAGGAAATCCAAGAATACATTGACTTCCTGGAATTAAAACCGCATTTAACAAAGAAAATAGGAGAATTATCAGGCGGTCAGAAACAACGAGTATCGATTGCAAGGACACTTGTCATGAAGCCGGAAATATTATTATTGGATGAGCCATTGAGCGCACTGGACGGTGTCATAAAGGAATCAATTAAGCAACGCATTAAATCCATTGCCAGAGAATTTAAGTTAACAACGATTATTGTGACACATGATCCGGAAGAGGCATTAACGTTGTCGGACAAAGTGTTAATTATTAATGACGGGAGTATTTCACAATTTGGCACGCCTACTGAAATTATCAATCAACCTGCTACTGATTTCGTAAAAGAATTTATTTTGAAACAATTACATATTAAGAAAGAAAATATCTATAACTTATTTGGTAAACAATATGCCTAA
- a CDS encoding ABC transporter permease subunit, giving the protein MPNVKPAMRVIYIPIILLFVAFLVVPLGMLFVRSFETSEGFNFSNYLSALSNKELIESIGNSIKISSLTAVITTVLAFILAYAVNCTRIYRPIKSAIKMGILIPMLLPTITYGFAIIYSFGNQGFITKIVGRNLVEIYGFNGLLIGYVIYTLPAAFLLINNAFKYVDKKFIIVSKLMGDGGIRSFKNTIVRPLVGTLGGAFVLSFILSFTDFGIPASVGGSYSVVATQLYQVMLGSIPDFNNGAAIAVIMLIPAVFGVLLLNYLEKLNFHYDKFTDTELTPHKGRDACFGVISLVVLLAMLSVFAVMFIAPFVNSYPYDFTFTFKHLMDTFQSNNLLAVYKNSVYVALLTAVFGTLVAYCSAVLNARTTVKWKSAIDIVSMMTNTIPGMVLGLSYLLLFNGSSLKGTFLIIVLSNIVHFFTTPYLMAKNALSKMNPTWETTGELLGDSWLKTIYRVILPNSASTVIEMFSYYFINAMVTISGIIFLVTAQTSLVASKIKELQHFGKFNEVFILSLLIFFTNLVVKLLCDHFQKRPFKQS; this is encoded by the coding sequence ATGCCTAATGTAAAACCGGCGATGCGCGTTATTTATATCCCAATCATCTTGTTATTCGTCGCCTTTCTAGTAGTACCCCTTGGCATGCTGTTTGTCCGTTCTTTTGAAACGAGTGAGGGGTTCAATTTCTCGAATTACCTCTCCGCTTTATCGAATAAAGAATTGATAGAATCCATTGGCAACAGCATTAAAATTTCTAGTCTTACTGCTGTGATTACAACGGTCTTAGCATTTATTCTGGCTTACGCTGTCAACTGTACAAGAATCTACAGGCCGATAAAAAGCGCGATTAAAATGGGGATTCTTATCCCGATGTTGCTGCCTACCATCACGTATGGATTTGCAATTATCTACTCTTTTGGTAACCAAGGGTTTATTACCAAGATTGTCGGCCGGAATTTAGTTGAGATTTACGGATTTAACGGTTTACTGATAGGCTATGTGATTTATACGTTACCGGCGGCATTTCTACTGATTAATAATGCCTTCAAGTATGTTGACAAAAAGTTTATCATCGTTTCAAAGTTGATGGGTGACGGGGGAATAAGGAGTTTTAAGAACACAATTGTTCGTCCGTTAGTGGGAACTTTAGGAGGTGCTTTTGTACTTTCCTTCATTTTAAGCTTTACAGATTTCGGTATACCTGCCTCAGTCGGTGGGAGTTATTCTGTTGTAGCGACTCAGTTATATCAAGTGATGCTCGGTTCTATTCCGGATTTTAATAATGGTGCGGCCATTGCGGTTATCATGTTAATCCCAGCTGTGTTTGGTGTTTTGCTCTTAAACTATCTCGAGAAACTTAATTTTCATTATGACAAGTTTACCGACACAGAGTTGACTCCGCATAAGGGAAGAGACGCATGTTTTGGGGTTATCTCATTAGTTGTGTTACTAGCAATGCTTTCAGTGTTTGCTGTCATGTTCATTGCGCCATTTGTTAACAGTTATCCGTATGATTTTACGTTTACGTTTAAACATCTTATGGACACATTCCAATCAAATAATCTATTGGCTGTCTATAAAAACTCAGTGTATGTTGCGCTATTGACGGCAGTGTTTGGTACGTTAGTTGCTTATTGTTCAGCAGTGTTAAATGCTCGTACGACTGTTAAATGGAAATCAGCCATTGATATCGTTTCGATGATGACGAATACGATACCAGGCATGGTGTTAGGTTTATCGTATTTACTACTTTTTAATGGTAGCAGTTTGAAGGGAACCTTTCTAATTATCGTTCTCAGTAACATTGTCCATTTCTTTACAACACCCTATTTAATGGCGAAAAACGCTTTATCCAAAATGAATCCGACCTGGGAAACGACTGGAGAGTTACTGGGGGACAGCTGGTTAAAGACCATTTATCGAGTCATTCTTCCAAACTCCGCATCGACGGTTATTGAAATGTTTAGTTATTATTTTATCAATGCAATGGTGACCATTAGCGGGATTATCTTTTTGGTCACAGCGCAAACGTCATTGGTAGCTAGCAAAATTAAAGAACTACAGCATTTTGGGAAGTTCAATGAAGTATTTATTTTATCGCTGCTTATCTTTTTTACAAATCTAGTCGTTAAGTTGCTTTGTGATCACTTTCAGAAAAGACCATTCAAACAGTCGTGA
- a CDS encoding extracellular solute-binding protein yields the protein MKVIVLSLIALSLVFIWAGRNSGKADEGKVVIYTNGDEAASEAMEGALNEAGYEGQYVLQSLGTSELGGKLMAEGDKIEADVVTMSSYFIESAQQQHAMFQDLTFSTNALEQNPPYYAPILGNTGSIFINTEVLKQKGLPMPTSMKDLAKPEFKGLVSIPNIMDSSTGWLLVQAIISEYGEQDGKTVLQDLIANTGPHLESSGSGPIKKVQAGEVAAGFGLRYQAVMAKESGLPIEYVDPIEGNFSLTESIAVVNKDDATTSLAMDMAEIITKNARKELLTHYPVALYEGETVMDVNKPAYATQFEQPLTVELLQQHQEFFKSAN from the coding sequence ATGAAGGTAATTGTATTGTCGCTAATTGCTTTAAGTCTAGTGTTTATATGGGCAGGCCGTAACAGTGGCAAAGCGGATGAAGGAAAGGTTGTCATTTATACAAATGGGGATGAAGCGGCTTCTGAAGCTATGGAAGGTGCGCTGAATGAAGCGGGGTATGAAGGACAATACGTGCTCCAATCGTTAGGAACTTCCGAATTAGGCGGGAAACTGATGGCAGAGGGCGATAAAATCGAAGCCGATGTTGTGACGATGAGTTCTTATTTCATCGAAAGTGCCCAACAACAACATGCCATGTTTCAGGATTTAACGTTTAGTACAAATGCGTTGGAACAAAATCCGCCCTATTACGCACCGATTTTAGGCAATACAGGGTCCATTTTCATCAACACAGAAGTACTCAAACAAAAGGGTTTGCCGATGCCAACTTCCATGAAAGATTTGGCGAAACCCGAGTTTAAGGGGTTGGTATCGATACCAAACATTATGGATTCTTCAACTGGCTGGCTGCTAGTCCAAGCGATTATTAGCGAATATGGGGAACAAGACGGTAAAACGGTCCTTCAAGATTTAATTGCTAATACGGGTCCGCATCTTGAAAGTTCGGGCTCAGGTCCAATTAAGAAAGTGCAAGCTGGTGAAGTGGCTGCAGGTTTTGGTTTGCGCTACCAAGCAGTGATGGCTAAAGAATCAGGTTTACCGATTGAGTATGTCGATCCAATTGAAGGCAACTTTTCACTCACAGAATCAATTGCGGTTGTGAATAAAGACGATGCAACAACGAGTTTAGCGATGGACATGGCTGAAATCATTACTAAAAATGCGCGAAAAGAGTTGCTGACACACTATCCGGTTGCGCTTTACGAAGGTGAAACAGTGATGGATGTGAACAAACCAGCTTATGCGACGCAATTTGAACAACCATTAACCGTCGAACTCTTACAGCAGCATCAAGAATTCTTTAAATCAGCTAACTAA
- a CDS encoding 2-aminoethylphosphonate--pyruvate transaminase, giving the protein MNTYKLLTPGPLTTTSTVKQEMLIDRCTWEQDYKEITQKIRSQLLEIAHAPKEQYTTVLMQGSGSFVVESVLTTAISRDDKVLIITNGAYGERIVKMAQYIGLNYAEYSVAYNDCPKEDEIRLMLEEDQEITHIVMVHCETTTGILNPIEMISNLSKEQGKTLIIDAMSSFGGMEINVAELEIDYLISSANKCIQGVPGFGFVIAKLEKLVVCEGNARSLSLDLYDQWKGMDQDGKWRYTSPTHVVAAFAKALEELVEEGGIPARFSRYQHNNRLLRERFEQVNIHAYISVEKQSPIITTFLFPNEQFDFEAFYSFIKDRGYVIYPGKLTDVNTFRIGNIGEIYEEDIEGLCASVEDYMKVVAI; this is encoded by the coding sequence ATGAATACCTATAAACTATTAACGCCAGGCCCGTTGACGACTACAAGTACGGTAAAACAGGAAATGCTGATTGATCGTTGTACATGGGAACAAGACTATAAAGAAATCACACAGAAAATCAGATCTCAGCTCCTTGAAATTGCACATGCTCCGAAAGAGCAATACACAACTGTACTCATGCAAGGAAGTGGTTCATTTGTCGTTGAATCAGTACTGACGACTGCCATTTCAAGAGATGATAAAGTGCTGATTATCACGAATGGTGCGTATGGCGAACGTATTGTGAAAATGGCTCAGTATATTGGACTGAATTACGCAGAATATAGCGTGGCATACAATGACTGTCCAAAGGAAGATGAAATAAGACTTATGTTAGAAGAGGATCAAGAAATTACGCATATCGTAATGGTTCATTGTGAGACAACGACAGGCATTTTAAATCCAATTGAGATGATTTCAAACTTATCGAAGGAACAAGGGAAAACACTAATCATTGATGCGATGAGCAGCTTTGGTGGAATGGAAATCAATGTAGCTGAGCTTGAAATTGATTATTTGATCAGCAGTGCAAATAAATGCATTCAAGGGGTCCCAGGGTTTGGTTTTGTCATCGCCAAACTTGAGAAGCTTGTTGTGTGTGAGGGCAATGCACGTAGTTTGTCGCTGGATTTATATGATCAGTGGAAAGGGATGGATCAGGATGGGAAATGGCGTTACACATCACCAACCCATGTAGTGGCTGCATTCGCAAAAGCATTGGAGGAATTAGTTGAAGAAGGCGGCATTCCAGCTAGATTTTCCCGTTATCAACATAATAATCGCTTGTTAAGAGAGCGATTTGAACAAGTGAATATCCATGCCTATATCTCAGTTGAAAAACAATCGCCCATTATTACAACCTTCCTTTTTCCAAATGAACAATTCGACTTTGAAGCGTTCTATTCGTTTATCAAAGACAGAGGTTATGTCATTTATCCAGGCAAGCTGACGGACGTAAATACTTTCCGCATTGGCAATATTGGTGAAATCTATGAGGAAGATATAGAGGGATTATGTGCTAGTGTGGAAGATTATATGAAAGTGGTGGCGATATGA
- the phnX gene encoding phosphonoacetaldehyde hydrolase, with product MNKIEGVIVDWAGTTVDFGCFAPVNVFVDIFKDAGIDVTMGEAREPMGMLKIDHIRAMLSMSRIAVLWEEKYGKSFNEQDVEKLYAEFVPALMASLSAYTDPIPGVIKAIDVLRNRGLKIGSTTGYTTTMMDVVVPNALEKGYSPDVYITPDDTNSIGRPYPYMVYRNMELLKLSASWKVVKVGDTISDIKEGVNAGVWSVGVIIGSSEMGLSLEEFSSLSEADKETVISKTEATFMQNGADFTISTMRELPQLIDQINSLISDGKRPNSRTALVLV from the coding sequence ATGAATAAAATAGAGGGCGTTATAGTGGACTGGGCTGGAACAACAGTGGATTTCGGTTGTTTTGCACCTGTAAATGTGTTTGTTGATATTTTTAAAGACGCTGGTATTGACGTGACAATGGGAGAAGCAAGAGAGCCAATGGGGATGCTGAAAATTGATCATATCCGCGCTATGTTATCCATGTCTAGAATAGCTGTATTATGGGAAGAAAAGTATGGAAAGTCATTTAACGAACAAGATGTAGAAAAGTTATATGCGGAATTTGTACCTGCGTTGATGGCTTCATTATCAGCATATACGGATCCAATTCCTGGAGTTATAAAGGCAATTGACGTATTAAGAAATCGAGGATTGAAAATCGGATCGACAACGGGCTATACAACTACAATGATGGACGTCGTTGTTCCGAATGCGCTGGAAAAGGGGTATTCTCCAGATGTTTATATTACCCCTGATGATACAAATTCGATTGGAAGACCGTATCCTTATATGGTCTATCGGAATATGGAGCTGCTAAAACTATCGGCATCATGGAAGGTAGTAAAAGTAGGCGATACGATTTCAGATATTAAAGAGGGTGTCAACGCGGGTGTTTGGTCAGTTGGTGTCATTATTGGCAGCTCTGAAATGGGGCTGAGTTTAGAAGAATTTTCTAGCCTATCAGAAGCTGATAAAGAAACTGTGATTTCTAAAACGGAAGCTACATTTATGCAAAATGGCGCTGATTTTACGATTTCGACGATGCGGGAACTTCCGCAGCTTATAGATCAAATAAATAGTCTTATTTCGGATGGCAAGCGGCCAAATTCAAGAACAGCATTGGTGCTTGTATAG
- a CDS encoding histidine phosphatase family protein, translating to MEKTIYIVRHCSAEGQAPHAELTAEGILQAAQLAEYFDGIEVDRIITSPFSRARQTGWPLAERKNLHVEVDSRLGERVLSSTEFKDWLIKLEDTFLDLHLKYDGGESSREAMTRVCDVLDELEEGSQTVLVTHGNLMALLLRCYDERFGFEQWQALTNPDVYMLRIKDEDSEVKRVWDSK from the coding sequence ATGGAAAAAACAATATATATCGTGCGTCATTGCTCCGCAGAAGGACAGGCACCACACGCAGAATTGACCGCTGAAGGGATTTTACAGGCGGCGCAACTTGCGGAATACTTTGATGGTATCGAGGTGGATCGAATTATTACAAGTCCATTTTCACGTGCACGTCAAACGGGTTGGCCTTTAGCGGAAAGAAAAAATCTACATGTAGAAGTGGATAGTAGACTTGGAGAACGCGTACTGAGTTCAACTGAATTCAAAGACTGGTTGATAAAGCTGGAAGATACTTTTTTAGATCTTCATCTGAAATACGATGGTGGAGAGTCTTCACGAGAGGCAATGACGCGGGTCTGTGATGTGCTGGATGAGTTGGAAGAAGGTTCGCAAACCGTGCTTGTGACACATGGCAATTTAATGGCGTTGTTGTTGAGGTGTTATGACGAACGATTCGGCTTTGAGCAGTGGCAGGCACTGACGAATCCGGATGTGTATATGCTACGGATAAAGGATGAAGACTCTGAAGTAAAACGGGTGTGGGACTCCAAGTAA
- the thiD gene encoding bifunctional hydroxymethylpyrimidine kinase/phosphomethylpyrimidine kinase, giving the protein MVDVALTIAGSDSGGGAGIQADLKTFQELGVFGTSALTAVTAQNTFGVTAIQPLETAMITAQIQAVMEDFNVKAIKTGMLFSAEIIHAVGDMFHWSGIPLVIDPVMIAKGGASLLKEEAVEALKTVLVPLAAIVMPNIPEAEVLADMTIKTEIDIEQAAKRILALGAEAVLIKGGHRKEASYAEDLYMGADGKRFSVRAPWIDTKDTHGTGCTYSAALTAFLANGETAANAVIEAKCFIHAAIEDGLKIGGGHGPTNHWAYGRRTTKRMEGVVVNG; this is encoded by the coding sequence ATGGTAGATGTGGCATTGACGATTGCGGGGTCTGACAGCGGCGGCGGGGCCGGAATACAAGCGGATTTAAAAACGTTCCAGGAATTAGGCGTTTTCGGTACATCGGCGCTGACCGCGGTAACGGCACAAAATACATTTGGTGTAACGGCAATTCAACCGCTTGAAACGGCTATGATTACAGCGCAAATACAGGCAGTTATGGAAGATTTCAATGTCAAAGCGATTAAAACGGGGATGTTATTTTCGGCGGAGATTATCCACGCAGTGGGAGATATGTTTCATTGGAGTGGAATTCCGCTTGTCATCGATCCTGTAATGATTGCGAAGGGGGGGGCATCGTTGCTGAAAGAGGAAGCAGTTGAAGCATTAAAGACGGTCCTCGTCCCTCTCGCAGCGATTGTGATGCCGAATATTCCTGAGGCAGAAGTGCTTGCCGACATGACAATAAAAACGGAGATAGACATAGAACAAGCGGCGAAACGTATACTGGCTTTGGGCGCAGAGGCGGTCCTCATTAAAGGGGGCCATCGGAAGGAAGCGTCCTATGCAGAGGATTTGTACATGGGGGCGGACGGAAAACGATTTTCGGTCCGCGCACCGTGGATTGATACGAAAGATACGCATGGAACAGGGTGTACGTATTCTGCGGCGCTTACGGCGTTTCTGGCAAACGGGGAAACTGCAGCGAATGCCGTTATCGAGGCAAAATGTTTCATCCATGCTGCGATTGAAGATGGACTTAAAATTGGCGGCGGCCATGGTCCGACGAATCACTGGGCTTATGGGCGCCGTACGACCAAAAGAATGGAAGGAGTTGTCGTAAATGGATAA
- the thiE gene encoding thiamine phosphate synthase gives MDKQTVNLYFIMGTLNLAGRNPLHVLEEALKGGVTCFQLREKGPGALTGKELKAFALECQQLCEQYSVPFIVNDDIDLAIEIGADGIHIGQEDGCVSAVRKKVGPEMLIGVSTHNVAEAIAAADAGADYIGLGPVYETQSKSDTQPVIGIETVSEVVTLLPGLPIVAIGGISERKASAVIKAGASGIAILSAISGSENPGEAAIRLKAAVLLSLTGIEM, from the coding sequence ATGGATAAGCAGACAGTGAACTTGTATTTCATCATGGGCACATTGAATTTGGCGGGACGCAATCCGCTGCATGTATTAGAAGAGGCACTAAAAGGCGGCGTAACGTGCTTCCAATTGCGCGAAAAAGGACCTGGGGCGTTAACGGGTAAAGAATTGAAAGCTTTCGCACTTGAATGTCAGCAATTATGTGAACAATATAGTGTTCCTTTCATCGTCAATGATGATATAGATCTTGCGATTGAAATAGGGGCGGATGGTATTCATATCGGACAGGAGGACGGATGCGTTTCGGCAGTGCGTAAGAAGGTTGGGCCGGAAATGCTGATTGGCGTTTCTACTCACAATGTAGCGGAAGCGATTGCGGCAGCTGATGCGGGGGCGGATTATATCGGTCTTGGACCAGTTTACGAGACACAGTCGAAAAGTGATACACAACCTGTTATTGGGATTGAAACGGTCAGTGAAGTGGTAACATTGCTGCCTGGCTTACCAATTGTTGCAATTGGCGGTATTTCAGAACGCAAAGCCAGTGCTGTCATTAAAGCTGGCGCCTCGGGTATAGCGATTCTTTCTGCAATTTCCGGAAGTGAAAACCCGGGAGAAGCGGCAATTCGTTTGAAAGCGGCAGTTCTTCTTTCATTGACAGGTATCGAAATGTAA
- a CDS encoding DUF3238 domain-containing protein, whose product MRKKKFEIQTVLHKPDLIYFTWNDIGGTYNVYKDGHHLYEGTVSEFSDGDFKHAKLYNYVIERVEGGEVVDVIALQTSAFAEKKNKESPLQSLVMTTIVAKTQIALSWEEIKDVDEYDIYRNGTYMKTVTDNRYIDRDFVLDETYTYIIDSKRPLVKSEERFNVFQSVVSSVFGLLNPFSTKEEAAIERFSVSKVIAEPVSLLTPIQDRVRLPNVDRWQFRYATFLKDDWVKNLNPLSRNRFFKGDDRGFDPNGESYRTRVDVELAYDLERSPMTFIKDVGASIAYSSSKRFRKQATASPDGITLKRTNHGESESGFHLTHTVGNPLTPAPAIDYEVRAVMRRDGPFDLTGYHDQSPHHEVYLMRGVGNDWQPIHLSESKGLVWMSEIIAWQYWRISNFE is encoded by the coding sequence ATGAGGAAAAAAAAGTTTGAAATACAAACTGTTTTGCATAAGCCGGATTTAATTTATTTCACTTGGAATGATATTGGAGGCACCTATAACGTTTATAAAGATGGTCATCATTTATATGAAGGGACCGTCTCGGAATTCAGCGATGGAGATTTTAAGCATGCAAAACTATATAATTATGTAATCGAACGTGTTGAAGGTGGCGAGGTTGTTGACGTTATTGCATTGCAGACGTCAGCGTTCGCTGAAAAGAAAAACAAGGAAAGCCCGCTTCAGTCGCTTGTCATGACAACAATCGTTGCGAAAACGCAAATTGCGTTATCGTGGGAGGAAATCAAAGATGTTGATGAATATGACATCTATCGAAATGGAACGTACATGAAAACGGTAACAGACAATCGTTACATCGACAGGGACTTTGTGCTGGATGAAACCTATACGTATATCATCGATTCCAAGCGTCCGCTCGTGAAGTCGGAAGAACGTTTTAACGTGTTTCAGTCAGTGGTCTCTAGTGTTTTTGGCTTGTTAAATCCGTTTTCAACGAAGGAAGAAGCTGCGATTGAACGATTTTCGGTGTCAAAAGTGATTGCAGAGCCTGTGAGTTTGCTTACGCCTATTCAAGATAGGGTCCGACTACCGAATGTTGACAGATGGCAATTCCGTTACGCTACATTTTTGAAGGACGACTGGGTGAAGAATCTGAATCCATTATCTCGGAACCGCTTTTTTAAAGGAGATGACAGAGGGTTCGATCCAAACGGAGAAAGTTATCGTACCCGTGTTGATGTTGAGCTTGCTTATGATCTTGAACGATCTCCAATGACGTTTATAAAGGATGTTGGGGCGTCCATTGCGTATAGCTCTTCGAAGCGCTTCCGGAAACAGGCTACAGCGTCACCCGATGGAATTACGTTGAAACGGACAAATCACGGGGAAAGTGAATCAGGATTTCATCTGACTCACACCGTTGGTAATCCGCTCACACCGGCACCTGCAATTGATTATGAAGTGCGGGCTGTCATGAGGCGGGATGGACCATTCGACCTGACAGGCTACCATGATCAGTCACCTCATCACGAAGTGTACCTGATGCGGGGTGTCGGGAACGATTGGCAACCTATCCACCTGTCAGAGAGCAAAGGTCTTGTATGGATGTCGGAAATAATCGCATGGCAATACTGGCGAATCTCTAATTTTGAATGA
- a CDS encoding amino acid ABC transporter ATP-binding protein, with protein sequence MTLIQVKNLKKSFGELEVLKDINVEIQEREVVCVIGPSGSGKSTFLRCLNRLEDITAGHVVVDGQDITDTKRDINKIRENVGMVFQQFNLFPHMTVLQNVMLAPMKLGKGDKNTIEKKALELLVKVGLSDKAKAYPGELSGGQKQRVAIARALAMDPKIMLFDEPTSALDPEVVGDVLAVMKQLAIEGMTMIVVTHEMGFAREVGDRVIFMDGGFIVEENVPEELFGNPQEVRTQAFLSKVL encoded by the coding sequence ATGACGCTGATTCAAGTAAAGAACTTAAAAAAGTCATTCGGTGAACTCGAAGTGTTAAAAGATATAAACGTTGAGATTCAAGAGCGTGAAGTTGTCTGTGTAATAGGGCCCTCGGGTTCTGGAAAAAGTACATTTCTGCGGTGTTTGAATCGCCTGGAAGATATTACAGCGGGCCATGTTGTGGTCGATGGTCAAGATATAACAGATACGAAGCGCGATATAAATAAAATTCGGGAAAATGTCGGCATGGTATTTCAGCAATTTAATCTGTTTCCGCATATGACCGTCTTGCAAAACGTGATGCTCGCACCTATGAAACTTGGTAAAGGCGATAAGAATACGATTGAGAAGAAAGCACTTGAACTACTTGTGAAGGTTGGGCTGTCGGATAAAGCGAAAGCATACCCGGGCGAACTTTCAGGGGGGCAAAAGCAACGTGTCGCGATTGCCAGGGCGCTTGCAATGGATCCCAAAATCATGTTGTTTGATGAACCGACATCTGCACTTGACCCTGAAGTGGTCGGCGATGTGCTTGCCGTGATGAAACAGCTTGCTATAGAAGGCATGACAATGATCGTTGTTACACATGAAATGGGATTTGCACGGGAAGTGGGAGACCGTGTTATTTTTATGGATGGCGGTTTTATTGTCGAGGAAAATGTTCCGGAAGAGTTATTTGGAAATCCTCAAGAAGTTAGAACGCAAGCCTTTTTGAGTAAGGTATTGTAA